From the genome of Epinephelus moara isolate mb chromosome 10, YSFRI_EMoa_1.0, whole genome shotgun sequence, one region includes:
- the LOC126396374 gene encoding uncharacterized protein LOC126396374, translated as MSSCQTETLASEGTCWIIKKHNLFLSKTTILESLVFVILILPLVNKTTGLVNIDKAEDVTTTMVTALQPDSAMSASNPPLNSYHTSGMEHVFQYSYSESDLLYTDYRTPARDSIPLPKAVLYLVMAALVVVAVAYAIVGHLVKDVVNEFVGGGRSMVAEGDGGETSEPDWVLGSRRVTSRNKTEINCITNNLSEMSELGERPRLVEMSYISLNHTNCLSSNRLEETVITIDEMLQQRPPDTHSGT; from the exons ATGAGCTCCTGTCAGACGGAGACTTTGGCATCCGAGGGAACCTGTTGGattataaaaaaacacaacctgttTCTTTCAAAGACGACAATTTTGGAGAGTCTGGTGTTTGTCATTCTG ATATTGCCTCTGGTGAATAAAACCACAGGCTTGGTAAACATCGACAAAGCGGAGGATGTGACGACCACGATGGTGACAGCTCTGCAGCCGGACAGCGCCATGAGCGCAAGTAACCCGCCTCTCAACTCTTACCATACATCGGGCATGGAACATGTTTTTCAGTACTCTTATTCGGAGAGTGACCTGCTGTACACGGACTACCGGACACCTGCGCGAGACTCCATCCCGCTGCCCAAGGCAGTTCTCTACCTGGTCATGGCTgcgctggtggtggtggcggtggcATATGCGATAGTTGGACACCTGGTCAAGGATGTGGTTAATGAGTTTGTCG GTGGGGGCAGGTCTATGGTTGCTGAAGGTGATGGTGGTGAAACCAGTGAACCAG ACTGGGTGCTTGGCTCTCGTCGAGTTACCAGCCGCAACAAGACTGAGATAAACTGCATCACCAACAACTTGAGTGAGATGAGTGAGTTGGGCGAGAGGCCCCGGCTGGTGGAAATGAGCTATATATCCCTGAACCACACCAACTGCCTGAGCTCCAACAGACTGGAGGAGACAGTCATCACAATAGATGAGATGTTACAGCAACGACCTCCAGACACTCACTCTGGGACTTAA